One Bradyrhizobium zhanjiangense DNA segment encodes these proteins:
- the fmdA gene encoding formamidase produces the protein MPETLIKVDLTKSAYENDMVHNRWHPDIPIVAWVNPGDDFIIETYDWTGGFIKNNDSADDVRDIDLSIVHFLSGPIGVKGAEPGDLLVVDLLDVGPLKESMWGFNGFFSKQNGGGFLTDHFPLAQKSIWDIKGLYTSSRHVPGVNFAGLIHPGLIGCLPDPKMLDMWNKREAELISTNPTRVPGLANPPFAPTAHGGRAKGDVKAKIGAEGARTVPPREHGGNCDIKDLSRGSKIYFPVYVPGAGLSMGDLHFSQGDGEITFCGAIEMAGWLHLKVEVIKDGMAKYGIKNPIFKPSPITPNYKDFLIFEGISVDEAGKQHYLDVHIAYRQACLNAIEYLKKFGYSGAQAYSILGTAPCQGHISGVVDVPNACATLWLPTEIFDFDVMPSAAGPIKHITGDIQMPISPDK, from the coding sequence ATGCCAGAGACACTGATCAAGGTCGATCTCACCAAGTCGGCCTATGAAAACGACATGGTGCACAACCGCTGGCACCCCGATATCCCGATCGTGGCCTGGGTCAATCCCGGCGACGATTTCATCATCGAGACCTATGACTGGACCGGCGGCTTCATCAAGAACAACGATTCCGCCGACGACGTGCGCGACATCGATCTGTCGATCGTGCACTTCCTCTCCGGTCCGATCGGCGTCAAGGGCGCCGAGCCTGGCGACCTGCTGGTGGTTGACTTGCTCGATGTCGGTCCGCTCAAGGAGAGCATGTGGGGCTTCAACGGCTTCTTCTCCAAGCAGAATGGCGGCGGCTTCCTCACCGACCACTTCCCGCTGGCGCAGAAGTCGATCTGGGACATCAAGGGCCTCTACACCTCGTCGCGCCACGTGCCCGGCGTGAACTTCGCCGGCCTGATTCATCCCGGCCTGATCGGCTGTCTGCCCGATCCGAAGATGCTGGATATGTGGAACAAGCGCGAGGCCGAGCTGATCTCGACCAACCCGACCCGTGTGCCCGGCCTTGCCAATCCGCCGTTCGCACCCACCGCCCACGGCGGCCGCGCCAAGGGCGACGTTAAGGCCAAGATCGGTGCCGAAGGCGCGCGCACCGTGCCGCCGCGCGAGCACGGCGGCAATTGCGACATCAAGGATCTGTCGCGCGGCTCGAAGATCTACTTCCCGGTCTATGTGCCCGGGGCCGGTCTCTCGATGGGTGATCTGCACTTCAGCCAGGGCGACGGCGAGATCACCTTCTGCGGCGCCATCGAGATGGCCGGCTGGCTGCATTTGAAGGTCGAGGTGATCAAGGACGGCATGGCCAAATACGGCATCAAGAATCCAATCTTCAAGCCGTCGCCGATCACGCCGAACTACAAGGACTTTCTCATTTTCGAAGGCATCTCGGTCGATGAAGCCGGCAAGCAGCACTATCTCGACGTCCACATCGCCTACCGCCAGGCCTGCCTCAACGCCATCGAGTACCTGAAGAAGTTCGGTTATTCCGGCGCCCAGGCCTATTCGATCCTCGGCACCGCGCCGTGCCAGGGCCACATCTCCGGCGTGGTCGACGTGCCCAACGCCTGCGCCACGCTGTGGCTGCCGACGGAGATCTTCGACTTCGACGTGATGCCGTCGGCGGCAGGTCCCATCAAGCATATCACAGGCGATATCCAGATGCCGATCTCGCCGGACAAATGA